The DNA sequence ATGCCGACGTCCGCCGCGTGCAGGGCGAGCGCGTCGTTGACGCCGTCGCCGAGGAACGCCACCCCGCCGCCGCTTTGCCGCTGGACGCGCACGATGCGGGCCTTGTGTTCCGGGCTCACCCGGGCGAACACCGTGGTCCGCGTGATCGCGTCGGCGAGCCGGGCATCGTCGAGGGCGTCGAGTTCGGTGCCGGTCAGCGCGGCGCCGTCGCCGAGCCCGAGGTCGTGGCACACCTTGGCGGCGACCGCGGGGTTGTCGCCGGTGACGACCTTGACCGCGATGCCGAGATCGCCCAGCCGCCGCAGGGACCGCGCGGCGTCGTGCTTGGGAGGATCGAGGAACACCAGGAAACCCAGCAGCGTCAAGCCTTGTTCGTCCGCGGGCGCCGGCGGCCCGCCGGGGAACGGCCGCGTGGCCACGGCGACGACCCGGTTTCCCGCGGCGAACTCGGCGGCCAAGGCGGTGCGCGCTTCGGCCGGGACGCCGGCGCAGCGCTCCAGCACGGTCTCCGGGGCGCCCTTGGTGACCAGGACGGTGTGGCCCGCCGGGTCGCGGACGACCACGGAGACCATCCGCCGCTCGTGGTCGAAGGGCAGCACGCCCAGCGTGGTGTGGCCGGCCAGCGCGGCTCGTTGCGCCACCGAGCCCGGTGACGTCCACAGCGCCCGGTCCAGCGGGTTGCCGCCGACGGCGGCGGTGGTTTCGGTGCAGAGCAGGCCCCGGCGCAGCACGTCGTCGGGATCACCGCCGGGCGCCGGGACGGCCCGCATGTAGTCGACGCGGCCGAGGGTGAGGGTGCCGGTCTTGTCGGTGAACAGCACGTCGACGTTGCCCAGGTCCTCGATGCAGACCAGCCGCTTGACGAGCACCTTGCGCCGGCTCATCCGCCGCGACCCGGCGGCGAGGCTCGTGGACACGACGGCCGGGAGCAGCTGCGGGGTGATGCCGACGGCGATGGCGAGCGAGAACAGCAGCGCGTCGAGGATCGGCTTGTGCAGCACCACGTTCACGGCGAAGATCGACGTCGTCAGCGCGCCGGCGACGTAGACCAGCAGCATCGAGAACTTCCGCAGCCCGACCTGGAACTCCGTGTCGAGCTGGTGGGTGCTCAACCCGGCCGCGATCGCCCCGAACCCGGTGCGGGCGCCGGTCGACACCACGACGCCGGTGGCGCTGCCCGCGTGCACGACGGTGCCCATCAGCGCGCACCCGGACAGCTCGGCCGGCGCGGTGCCCTCGGGGACGGCCGCGGTGTCCTTCTCCTGCGGCAGTGATTCCCCGGTCAGCACCGATTCGTCGCACTCCAGGCCGGTGACGTCCAGCAGCCGCAGATCGGCCGGGACGACGTCACCCAGCTTCAGCTCGACCACGTCGCCAGGCACGAGTTCGGTGACATCCATCGAGCGCGGGTGACCGTCACGGATCACCACGGTCTCGTGGCGGATCCGGGAATGCAGGGCCTCCGCGGCCTTCTCCGCGCGGTACTCGTTGACGAACCCGAGCCCGACCGAGACCGCGACGATCACCCCGATGATGACCGCGTCGCCGCGTTCGCCGACGAAGGAGGACGCGACGGCGGCGACCATCAGCAGCACCAGCAAGGGAGAGCGCAGCTGGTGCCACAGCACCGGGACCAGCCGCGCCCGGTGGGACGACACCGCGTTCGGCCCGTACCGCGCCGACCGTCCGGCGACCTCCGCGGTGGTGAGCCCGTCGAGGGTGACGCCGAGTTCGCGCAGCACTCCCTCGGCCGTCAGCGCTCCCGCGGCACCTATCTCGAGGTCGTGGGGGGCCGCGCGAGCGGGATTCGGCGCCGTCGGTGCGCTTTTCACGGCTTGCGACCGGCGGCCGGGGCCGGGCCGTCCGATGTGGACGTCCCGGTGGGTTCCTGCGGTGCCATCGATCGTCCGATCTGCCGGTCGTGATCCTGCGTCGAGCATCCACGCCGGTCGGGGCGGTGCCAGGGGTCTTAGGTCCACAGCCCGCGGGCCGAAGGACCGGATCGGGGGCTCAGCCGCCGGCGGTCAGGTAGCGCTGCGGGTCCCCGCCCGCGCGGGCGCCGCTGGCCAGCCAGCGGGCGAAGCCGTCGCGATTGCGGTGTTCGAGCTCGTCGAGGTATTCCT is a window from the Amycolatopsis sp. NBC_00355 genome containing:
- the mgtA gene encoding magnesium-translocating P-type ATPase; its protein translation is MKSAPTAPNPARAAPHDLEIGAAGALTAEGVLRELGVTLDGLTTAEVAGRSARYGPNAVSSHRARLVPVLWHQLRSPLLVLLMVAAVASSFVGERGDAVIIGVIVAVSVGLGFVNEYRAEKAAEALHSRIRHETVVIRDGHPRSMDVTELVPGDVVELKLGDVVPADLRLLDVTGLECDESVLTGESLPQEKDTAAVPEGTAPAELSGCALMGTVVHAGSATGVVVSTGARTGFGAIAAGLSTHQLDTEFQVGLRKFSMLLVYVAGALTTSIFAVNVVLHKPILDALLFSLAIAVGITPQLLPAVVSTSLAAGSRRMSRRKVLVKRLVCIEDLGNVDVLFTDKTGTLTLGRVDYMRAVPAPGGDPDDVLRRGLLCTETTAAVGGNPLDRALWTSPGSVAQRAALAGHTTLGVLPFDHERRMVSVVVRDPAGHTVLVTKGAPETVLERCAGVPAEARTALAAEFAAGNRVVAVATRPFPGGPPAPADEQGLTLLGFLVFLDPPKHDAARSLRRLGDLGIAVKVVTGDNPAVAAKVCHDLGLGDGAALTGTELDALDDARLADAITRTTVFARVSPEHKARIVRVQRQSGGGVAFLGDGVNDALALHAADVGISVDSATDVAKDTADVILLEKDLGVLADGVTEGRRIFANTIKYVLMGTSSNFGNMFSAAGASLFLTFLPMLPSQILLNNLLYDTGQLTIPTDNVDEEQLRRPSHWDIGFIRRFMIFFGPLSSVFDFVTFGVMLWVFHSGPDQFRSGWFVESLATQTLVIFAIRTRRIPFFRSHPSLPLTLGALGVVTVGALLPATPLAAALGFSPLPGGFFAALAGMVLGYLALIEAGKRIFYRTAGAPPTGPRPYSHRRHLRRRAAYFSTVERAGAPPEHDTGGRPTTAT